The nucleotide sequence CAGGTAGCGGCTCTAGCCGTCGCCGGTGCAGAGAAGATCCTGGAGTCCCAGGTGGACGCCAAGGTACACAACGAACTGGTCGAAAAACTGGCCTCCCAACTTTAAGCGAGGCAAGCGATGATCAATACCCAGACGCTTGCTCGGCCTTACGCGAAAGCAGCTTTCGAGTTTGCTAGTGCGGCCGGACAGACCGAGTCCTGGTCGAAGATGCTGAGCCTGGCGGCCATCGCCGTTGAAGTCCCGGAAGTCTCGGCCCTGCTGAGCGACCCGCGCCTGACCAGCGAAAGCAAGGTTCAGGAGCTGGTTCGCTTGCTCGGCGACGACACCGACGAAGCTTTTCGCAATTTCGTCCGCAGTCTTGGCGAGAATGATCGCCTGTCGGTACTGCCGACGGTCAGCGAGCTGTACGAGGACATCAAGGCGCAAGCCGACAAAACGCTTGAGGCAGAAGTTGAAACTGCCTTCGAGCTCAGCAACGCACAACTCCAAACTTTGGCTGCCGCCCTGTCGAAGCGGCTAGATCGCACCGTTAACCTCCAGCAGGCCGTGAATCCTGCTCTGATCGGCGGCGTGGTCATTCGCGCCGGTGATGTGGTTGTCGACGGTTCGGTCCGCGGCAAACTGAGCCAGTTGGCCGAATCGTTGAAATCCTGATTTGAGGGTCATGGCATGCAGCAACTGAATCCTTCCGAGATTAGTGAAATCATCAAGCAGCGCATCGAGAAATCCGATGTCGCTGCTCAAGCCCGTAATGAGGGCACCGTCGTCAGCGTGTCTGACGGCATCGTACGCATCTACGGCCTGGCCGATGCGATGTATGGCGAGATGATCGAGTTCCCTGGCGGCATCTTTGGTATGGCACTGAACCTGGAGCAGGACTCCGTAGGTGCCGTGGTTCTGGGTAACTACCTGGGCCTGACCGAAGGCATGAGCGCCAAGTGCACCGGCCGCATCCTCGAAGTTCCGGTAGGTCCGGAACTGCTGGGTCGCGTAGTCGATGCTCTGGGTAACCCGATCGATGGCAAAGGTCCGGTCAACGCCAAGCTGACCGACGCTGTCGAGAAAGTGGCACCCGGCGTGATCTGGCGTAAGTCGGTCGACCAGCCGGTACAGACCGGCTACAAGTCGGTCGACGCCATGATCCCGGTCGGCCGTGGTCAGCGTGAGCTGATCATTGGTGACCGTCAGATCGGTAAGACCGCCATGGCCATCGACGCCATCATCAACCAGCGCAACAGTGGCATCAAATGCGTCTACGTCGCCGTTGGTCAGAAGCAGTCGACCATCGCCAACGTGGTGCGCAAGCTGGAAGAGCACGGCGCCCTGGCCAACACCATCATCGTTGCCGCTTCGGCTTCCGAGTCCGCCGCACTGCAGTTCCTGGCTCCTTATGCCGGTTGCACCATGGGCGAGTACTTCCGTGACCGCGGTGAAGACGCGCTGATCGTGTATGACGATCTGTCCAAGCAGGCTGTGGCCTACCGCCAGATTTCCCTGCTGCTGCGTCGTCCGCCGGGACGTGAAGCCTACCCGGGCGACGTGTTCTACCTCCACAGCCGTCTGCTGGAGCGCGCTTCCCGCGTTTCCGAGGAGTACGTGGAGCAGTTCACCAAGGGCGAAGTGAAAGGCAAGACCGGTTCCCTGACCGCACTGCCGATCATCGAAACCCAGGCTGGCGACGTTTCCGCGTTCGTTCCGACCAACGTGATTTCCATCACCGACGGTCAGATCTTCCTGGAATCGGCCATGTTCAACGCAGGCATCCGTCCGGCCGTTAACGCCGGTATCTCGGTATCCCGTGTTGGTGGCGCTGCCCAGACCAAGATCATCAAGAAGCTGTCCGGTGGTATTCGTACCGCGCTGGCCCAGTACCGTGAACTGGCTGCGTTCGCGCAGTTCGCTTCCGACCTGGACGAAGCGACCCGCAAGCAGCTTGAGCATGGTCAGCGTGTAACCGAGCTGATGAAGCAGAAGCAGTATGCGCCGATGTCCATCGCCGAAATGTCCGTGTCCCTGTATGCCGCCGAGCGTGGCTTCCTGACCGACGTGGAAGTGGCCAAGGTTGGCGCCTTCGAGCAGGCCCTGATCGCCTTCTTCAACCACGAGTTCGCCGATCTGATGGCGAAGATCAACGTGAAGGGTGACTTCAACGACGAAATCGACGCTGGTCTGAAGGCCGGTATCGAGAAGTTCAAGGCCACGCAAAGCTGGTAAGCCGCAGCGGGAGCCGAAAGGCTCCCGCCTGCTAACCCGATAGGTGTCAAATGGCAGGCGCAAAAGAGATTCGCAGCAAGATTGCGAGCATCAAAAGTACGCAGAAGATCACCAGCGCCATGGAAAAGGTCGCGGTCAGCAAGATGCGCAAGGCACAACAGCGCATGGCTGCCAGCCGTCCTTACGCGGAGCGGATCCGGCAGGTGATTGGTCATCTGGCCAACGCCAACCCGGAGTACCGTCATCCGTTCATGGTGGATCGTCCGGTCAAGCGTGTCGGTTATATCGTTGTATCGACCGATCGTGGCCTGTGCGGTGGCCTGAACACGAACCTGTTCAAGGCACTGATCAAGCACATGAAGGAATGGCACGATCAGAAGATCGAGGCAGACCTCTGCGTGATCGGTAACAAGGGTGCAAGCTTCTTCCGTAGTTTTGGCGGCAACGTGGTTGCAGCCATCGGCAACATCGGTGAAGCGCCGTCGATCAATGATCTGATCGGCAGCGTCAAGGTCATGCTCGATGCCTTCCAGGAAGGCCGGGTGGATCGCTTGTATCTGGTATCCAACAAGTTCATCAACACCATGACCCAGAAGCCGACGATCGACC is from Pseudomonas saudiphocaensis and encodes:
- a CDS encoding F0F1 ATP synthase subunit delta — translated: MINTQTLARPYAKAAFEFASAAGQTESWSKMLSLAAIAVEVPEVSALLSDPRLTSESKVQELVRLLGDDTDEAFRNFVRSLGENDRLSVLPTVSELYEDIKAQADKTLEAEVETAFELSNAQLQTLAAALSKRLDRTVNLQQAVNPALIGGVVIRAGDVVVDGSVRGKLSQLAESLKS
- the atpG gene encoding F0F1 ATP synthase subunit gamma, yielding MAGAKEIRSKIASIKSTQKITSAMEKVAVSKMRKAQQRMAASRPYAERIRQVIGHLANANPEYRHPFMVDRPVKRVGYIVVSTDRGLCGGLNTNLFKALIKHMKEWHDQKIEADLCVIGNKGASFFRSFGGNVVAAIGNIGEAPSINDLIGSVKVMLDAFQEGRVDRLYLVSNKFINTMTQKPTIDQLLPLAADANAEQVKKGQWDYLYEPDAQQLLDALLVRFIESQTYQAVVENGAAEQAARMIAMKSATDNAGELISDLQLVYNKARQAAITQEISEIVGGAAAV
- the atpA gene encoding F0F1 ATP synthase subunit alpha, translating into MQQLNPSEISEIIKQRIEKSDVAAQARNEGTVVSVSDGIVRIYGLADAMYGEMIEFPGGIFGMALNLEQDSVGAVVLGNYLGLTEGMSAKCTGRILEVPVGPELLGRVVDALGNPIDGKGPVNAKLTDAVEKVAPGVIWRKSVDQPVQTGYKSVDAMIPVGRGQRELIIGDRQIGKTAMAIDAIINQRNSGIKCVYVAVGQKQSTIANVVRKLEEHGALANTIIVAASASESAALQFLAPYAGCTMGEYFRDRGEDALIVYDDLSKQAVAYRQISLLLRRPPGREAYPGDVFYLHSRLLERASRVSEEYVEQFTKGEVKGKTGSLTALPIIETQAGDVSAFVPTNVISITDGQIFLESAMFNAGIRPAVNAGISVSRVGGAAQTKIIKKLSGGIRTALAQYRELAAFAQFASDLDEATRKQLEHGQRVTELMKQKQYAPMSIAEMSVSLYAAERGFLTDVEVAKVGAFEQALIAFFNHEFADLMAKINVKGDFNDEIDAGLKAGIEKFKATQSW